GCGCGCGGTGCCGGTGCCCATCATCGCCATGCCCATCTCGCTCATCACGGTGCGCACGTCGGCGAAGTCGACGTTGATGACGCCGGGTCGGGTGATCAGGTCGGCGATGCCCTGCACGGCGCCCATCAGCACGTCGTTGGCGGCGCGGAAGGCGTTCACCAGCGACACCTCGCGGCCGAGCACGCTGAGCAGCTTCTCGTTCGGCACGGTGATCAGCGAGTCGACGAACTGGGTCAGCTCCTCCAGGCCCTTGTGCGCGACCTGCATGCGCCGGCGGCCCTCGAACGGGAACGGCCGGGTGACCACGGCGACGGTCAGGATGCCCATCTCCTTGGCGAGCTGCGCCACCACCGGCGCCGCGCCGGTGCCGGTGCCACCGCCCATGCCGCCGGTGATGAACACCATGTCGGCGCCCTTGAGCACCTCGGTGATCCGCTCGCGGTCCTCGAGCGCGGCCTGGCGGCCGACCTCGGGGTTGGCGCCGGCGCCCAGGCCCTTGGTGACGTTCGGGCCGAGCTGGAGCTGCACCTGCGCGCCGGTGCGCTTGAGCGCCTGGGCATCTGTGTTCATGGCGACGAACTCGACGCCCTCGACGTGGGCCTCGACCATGTGCGCGATGGCGTTGCCGCCGCCGCCGCCGATGCCGACCACCTTGATCGCGGCGTTGGCGCCGTCGCTGTCGATCAACTCGAACATGTTTGCGGTTTCCGTCTTCACTGCGACTCTCCTGCTTGTGTGTTGCTGGTCCTGCCCGTTGCGGCGGCCGGGGCCGCCGTTCCCTGGCAGCCTTGCGGCCGCCTCTTGTGCCTGCCGGCGGCCGCGTGGCCGCCGTTCGGAAGGCCGCCACCGCCCGCGGGCGGCGGCACGCCTGCCTAGAACTGCTTGCGGAACCAGCCGACCAGCCGGTTCCACGGGGAATCCGCGCTGCCCAGGGCGATCCGCCCGCGGCCGCGTCCGAAATGGCGCGCGCCGAAGCGCAGCAGCCCGACCCCGGTGGCGTGCACCGGGTTGTTGACGACCTCGCCCAGGCCCTCGACGCCGGCCGGCTGGCCGACCCGCACCGGCATCTGGAACAGCTCCTCGGCCAGCTCGACCACGCCCTCCATGCAAGCCGCGCCGCCGGTCAGCACGACGCCGGCGGCGACCAGGCTCTCGTAGCCGCTGCGCCGGATCTCGCCCTGCACCATCGAGAAGATCTCCTCGTAGCGGCTCTGCACGACCTGGGCGAGCATCTGCCGGGCGAGCCGGCGCGGCGGCCGGTCGCCGACGCTGGGCACCTGGATGGTCTCCTCGGCACCGGCGAGCTGGGTCAGCGCGCAGGCGTAGCGGACCTTGATCTCCTCGGCGTACTGGGTGGGCGTGCGGAACGCCTGGGCGATGTCGTTGGTGACCAGGTCGCCGGCGATCGGCAGCGAGGCGGTGTGGCGGATCGCGCCCTGGGTGTAGATGGCAAGGTCGGTGGTGCCGGCGCCGATGTCGACCAGGCAGACGCCCAGCTCCTTCTCGTCCGGGGTCAGCACGGCGTCGGCGCTGGCCAGCGGCGCGAGGATCAACTCGTCGATCGCCAGGCCGCAGCGGTTCACGCACTTGCTGAGGTTCTGCCGCGCCGACAGCGCGCAGGTGATCAGGTGGGCGCGGGTCTCCAGGCGAACGCCGGACATGCCGACCGGATCGCGGATGCCTTCCTGCTCGTCGATCGCGAATTCCTGGGGCAACACGTGCAGCACGCTCTGGTCGGCGGGCACCGCCACCGCGCGCGCGGCGTCCATCACCCGCTCGACGTCGCCAGGGGTGACCTCCTTGTCGCGGATCGCCACCACGCCCGGCGAGTTGCGGCTCTGCACGTGGCTGCCGGAGATCGAGGCGAACACCGAGCGGATCTCGCAGCCGGCCATCAGCTCGGCCTCCTCGATGGCGCGCTGGATCGACTGCACGGTCGACTCGATGTCGACCACCACGCCGCGCTTGAGGCCCTTCGACGGGTGCGAGCCGACGCCGATCACCTCGATCGCCTCGCCGGGCTGGTGTTCGGCGACGATCGCCACCACCTTGGAGGTGCCGATGTCCAGGCCGACCAGCAGCGCCTTGTCGGACTTGCCCTTCATGTTCATGCGTTGTCGCCCTGTTCGCGGGCGGGCGCCGCGGCGCCCGCCGGGGGAATGGCAGCGCCGTCGCCGGCGGCCGGTCGCGGCTCGCCCCAGGCCAGGGCGTAGCCGTTCGGATAGCGCAGGTCGGCGCGCACCAGCGGCCGTTCGGGCTGCGCGCGCAGCAGGCCAGGGGCGGTGGCCGCGAAGCGCGCCAGCCGCTGTTCGGCCTGGTCGCGGCCCAGCAGCAGCACGGTGCCGCCGGCCAGCTCGATGCTCCAGCTGCCGCGTTCGCTCAACCGGGTGTGCGACAACGCCAGCCCGGTGCCGGACAGGATCGCCTGGGCCCTGGCGTTGAAGTTGGCAACCTCGGCGACCCGCTCCTGCGGGCCGTGCAGGCGCGGCAGTCCGGCGATGTCCTCGATGCCGGGGACCTCGAACATCTGCCCGCCGCGCGACACCAGGGCGTCGTCGTTCCAGACCGCATAGGGCTGGTACTCGAGCAGGCGGACCACCACCGTGTCCGGCCAGCGCTTGCGCACCTCGACCGCCTCCACCCAGGGCAGCGCCGCCAGGTCGCGACGCAGCTCGACCAGCGAGAGCGCGAAGAAACCCCGTCCGGCATGGCGGGCGACCGCGTCCCGCACCGCCTCGGGCTCGACGTGGCGGTGCTCGGCGACCAGGTCCAGGTTGCGCAGCGGCCAGCGGTCGGAGGCGAACGAGCCGTTCAGCAGACCGACCACCGGCAACGCCAGCAGGCCCAGCGCGACGCACCAGGCCAGCAGCCGGATCCAGGCGCTGGCGTTCATCGGCGCTCTCCCGGCAGGCTGGTTTCCAGCACGCGCCAGCACAGTGCGTCGAAGTCCATGCCGGCGACCCCGGCCGCCTTCGGCACCAGCGAATGGCTGGTCATGCCCGGCGCGGTGTTGACCTCCAGCAGCCAGTTGCCGCCGCCGCGGTCGCGCATCACGTCGACCCGGCCCCAGCCGGTCACCGCCAGGGCCCGGAACGCCGCCAGGGCCAGCGCCCGCAGGTCGGCCTCGGCGGCGCCCTCAAGGCCGGGGCACACGTAGGTGGTGTCCTCGGCCACGTACTTGGCGTGGTAGTCGTAGAAGGCGCCGGCCGGCACGATACGGATGCTGGGCAGGGCGACGTCGTCGAGGATGGCGACGGTCAGCTCGTCGCCCTCGATCAGGCGCTCGACCAGCAGTTCGCCGTCGTAGCGGGCGGCCAGCGCCACCGCCCGGTCGAGGTCGGCTTCGGCATGGACGCGGGTGACGCCGACGCTCGATCCCTCATGGGCGGGCTTGACGATCACCGGCAGGCCGAGCGCGCGCACTGCCGCCAGCACGTCGTCGCCGGGACGCACCGCACGATAGGCCGGCGTCGGAAGCCCGATCGCCTGCCAGACCTGCTTGCTGCGCACCTTGTCCATGCTCAGCGCCGAGCCGAGCACGCTGGCGCCGGTGCACGGCACGCCCAGCGCCTCCAGCAATCCCTGCAGCACGCCATCCTCGCCGCCACCGCGGGTACCGTGCAGGATATTGAAGACGCGATCGACGCGGCCGGCGGCGATCGCCTCGACCAGGGCCGGGATGCCGTCGACCGCGAACGCCTCGATGCCGCTGCGCTGCAGGGACGCCAGCACGTTGGCGCCGGAATCCAGCGACACCTCGCGCTCGCTGCTGGTGCCGCCGAGCAGCACGGCGACGCGTCCGAAGGCGCGCGGGTCAGTGATGCGGCTCATGGCGCGTCCTTGGCGGCAAGCAGTCGGGCGGACGCCTGGCCGATGTCGCCAGCGCCCATCAGCAGGACCAGGTCGCCGTCCTGCAGCAGCGGCGGCAGCGCCGCCGCCAGCTCGCGCGGCGAGTCCACCAGCACCGGGTCGACCTTGCCGCGGGCGCGGATGGCGCGCGCCAGCGCGCGCGCGTCGGCGCCGGGGATCGGCGCCTCGCCGGCGGCATAGACCTCGGTCAGCACCAGCGCGTCGACATCGGCGAGCACGCGCGCGAAGTCGTCCAGCAGGTCGCGGGTGCGGCTGTAGCGGTGCGGCTGGAAGACCACCACCAGGCGGCGCTCCGGCCAGCCGCCGCGCGCGGCGTGGAACACCGCGGCCAGCTCGCTGGGATGATGGCCATAGTCGTCGACCAGCAGCACCCGGCGACCGCCGACGGCGACCTCGCCGTGCAGGTTGAAGCGTCGGCCGATGCCGGCGAAGCGCGACAGCGCCGTGGCGATGTGGTCGGCGTCGACGCCCAGTTGCCAGCCGACCGCGGCGGCCGCCAGGGCGTTCAGCACGTTGTGGCGGCCGGGCAGGTTGAGCTGCACCGGCAGCGGCGGTGCCTGCGGCAACTGCAGGTCGAAGTGCATCTGCATGCCGCGCTGGACGAGGCCGGTGGCGCGCACGTCGGCGGACTCCGACAGGCCGTAGGACATCACCGTCCGGGGCGCCTGCTCGGCCAGCCGGGCGACTTCCGGATCGTCCACGCAGAGCACCGCCAGGCCGTAGAACGGCAGCCGGTGCAGGAAATCGGAGAACGCCTGGCGAAGATGGTCGAAATCGCCGCCGTAGTGTTCGAGGTGGTCGGCGTCGATGTTGGTGACCACCGCGATCATCGGCGTCAGCAGCAGGAAGGAGCCGTCGCTCTCGTCGGCCTCGGCGACCAGGAAGCTGCCGCTGCCCAGGCGTGCGTTGGCGCCGGCGCTGAGCAACTGGCCGCCGATCACGAAGGTCGGGTCCAGGCCGCCCTCGGCCAGCACGCTGGCGACCAGGCTGGTGGTGGTGGTCTTGCCGTGGGTGCCGGCCACGGCGATGCCGCGCCGGAAGCGCATCAGCTCGCCGAGCATCTCGGCGCGCGGCACCACCGGCACGCGCTGCGCGCGCGCCCAGGCCAGCTCCGGGTTGTCGGCGGCGATCGCGCTGGAGACGACGACGACGTCGGCGCCCTGGGCGTGCTCGGCGCGATGACCGGTGTGCACGGTGATGCCCAGGCCCGCCAGGCGCGCACAGGCGCCGCCTCCATGCAGGTCGGAGCCGCTGACCGTGTAGCCCAGGGTGTGCAGGACCTCGGCGATGCCGCTCATGCCGACACCGCCGATGCCGACGAAGTGCACGTGGCTGAAGGCGCGGATGGTGCCGCCGCGATCCGCGAAGCGCTGCACGGTCATCGGGCCACCTCCAGGCAGGCGTCGGCGACCGCCTCGGCGGCATCCGGCCGGGCCAGGCCACGCGCCGCAACCGCCATCGCCAGCAACCGGACGCGGTCGCCGGCCAGCGCCGCGACCCGCGCGGCCAGCGCGGGCGGATCGAGGCGCGCCTGCGGCAGCAACTCGGCGGCACCGGCCTCGACCAGGGCGGCGGCATTGCGGGTCTGGTGGTCGTCGACCGCGTGCGGGTAAGGCACCAGGAGCGCGCCGACACCGGCGGCGCACAGCTCGGCCAGGGTCAGGGCGCCAGCACGGCACAGGACCAGGTCGGCCCAGCCGTAGGCAGCGGCCATGTCGGCGATGAACGGCTCGACCGTCGCCTCGACACCCGCTGCCGCGTAGGCCGACCGGGTGCCGTCCTCATGGCCGCGGCCGCACTGGTGGCGAACCAGCGGTCGCGCGGCCGGCGCCAGCCGGGCCAGTGCCGACGGCACCGCGGCATTGAGTGCGCCAGCACCGAGCGAGCCGCCAAGCACCAGCACGCGCAGGGGACCGCCGCGCCCGGCCAGGCGGGCCTGCGGCGCCGGCAGGGCGGCGATCTCCGGCCGCACCGGATTGCCGACCCACTGGCCGCCGCCGATGGCCTCCGGGAAGCCGGTCAGGACCCGCGCCGACCACTGGGCCAGCTTGCGGTTGGTCCAACCTGGCACGGCGTTCTGCTCGTGGACCAGCAGCGGCACGCGGCGCAGGTGCGCGGCCAGGCCGCCGGGGCCCGCCGCATAACCGCCGAAGCTGATCGCCGCGCGCGGGCGCAGCCGGCCGAACAGGCGCAGGGTGCGCGCCAGCGCCCGCAGCAGGCGCAGCGGCGCCAGCAGCAGGGTCGCCCTGGACTTGCCGCGCAACCCGCCGATCGGCACCGTGTGCAGCTCGATGCCGGCCGCCGGCACCAGGCGCGTCTCCATGCCGCCCTCGGCGCCCAGCCAGGCCACTGGCACGCCGCGCCGGACCAGCGCCTGCGCCACGGCCAGCCCCGGGAAGATGTGACCGCCCGTGCCGCCGGCCATGATCAGGACCGGGCGGCTCATGCCGGCAGCCCCAGCGAGGGTTCCAGCCGCCGGCGTCCGGGAACCGCCGGGATGCCGCCGATGCCGGCAACCGGCGGCAACGACGGCGCGACGGCCTGGTCGTCCTCGTCTTCGGGCCGGTCCGCGGCGGCCGCGGCGCCCCGCCGCTCGGCCTGGTCCAGTTCCCGGGCGCAGCGCAGGGCCAGGCCGAGGGCGGCGCAGGTCATCAGCAGGCTGGACCCGCCCGAGGAGATCAACGGCAGGGTCAGGCCCTTGGTCGGCAGCACGCCCATGTTCACGCCGACCGAGACCAGCGCCTGGGCGCCCAGCCAGAGGGCGACGCCGAATGCGCAGTGGCCGGCGAAGCGCAGGCCATGCTGCTGACAGCGGAAGCCGATCAGCAGCAGGCGCGCGGTCAGCCATGCGAACAGCGCCAGTACCAGCAGAACGCCGGCCAGGCCCAGCTCCTCGGCCAGCACCGCCAGGATGAAATCGGTGTGCGCCTCGGGCAGGTAGAACAGCTTCTGCACGCTGCCGCCCAGGCCGACCCCGAACCACTCGCCGCGGCCGATCGCGATCAGCGCCTGGGTCAGCTGGAAGCCATCGGCGAACGGGTCCTGCCAGGGATCCAGGAAGCTGTACAGGCGCTTGAGCCGGTACGACTCCGAGAACGCCGCCCAGACCAGCGCCGGCAGCAGGCCGGCCGCAAGCAGGGCCAGGCTGGAGAAGCGCGCGCCGCCCAGCCAGACCATGCCGACGGTCACCACCACGATCAGCACGGCGCTGCCGAAATCGGGCTGGACCATCAGCAGCGCCAGCAGGCAGCCGACCGCGAGGATCGGCCGGATCGCGCCGAGCACGGTCAGGCTGACGCTGTGCGACTGTCGCACCAGGTAGCCGGCCAGGTACAGGATCAGGAACAGCTTGACTGCCTCGACCGCCTGGAAATTGGTGATCCCCAGGCGGATCCAGCGGGTCGCACCATTGACGGTGTGACCTACACCCGGCACCAGGACCAGCACCAGCAGGGCCAGGCTGAGCCACAGCCAGCCCTGGCCGATCCGCTCCAGGCGCTCCAGCGGCCAGTGCGAGAGCACCAGCAGCACGGGCAGGCCGAGGGCGAGGAACATCAGGTGGCGGTTGAGGTAGTACCACGGGTTGCCGGCCTGCGCTTCGGCCACTGCGACCGAGCTGGAGGCGACCATCACCACGCCCAGCGCGACCAGCAGCAGGACCGGCAGCAGCAGCAGCCAGTCGATCCGGCCCTGCAGTTCGTCGTGGCGGCGGGCGTGGGCCATCAGCGGACCTTCAGCGTCGCCAGGCCGACCAGCACCAGCATCACCGAGATGATCCAGAAGCGCACGATCACGCGCGGCTCCGGCCAGCCCTTGAGTTCGAAGTGGTGGTGGATCGGCGCCATCCGGAAGATGCGCCGGCCGGTCAGCTTGTAGCTGGCCACCTGCAGCATCACCGAGACCGTCTCAAGGACGAACAGGCCGCCCATGACGATGAACACGATTTCCTGGCGGACGATCACGGCGATGGTGGCCAGCGCGGCGCCCACCGCCAGCGCGCCGATGTCGCCCATGAACACCATTGCCGGGTAGGTGTTGAACCAGAGAAAGCCCAGGCCTGCGCCGGCCAGCGCCGCCAGGAACACGGTCAGCTCGCCGGCGCCGGGGATGTGCGGGATCTGCAGGTAGCTCGAGAACACCGCATGGCCGGCCGCGTAGGCGAACACGCCGAGCGCGCAGGCGACCAGCACCGAGGGCATGATCGCCAGGCCGTCCAGTCCATCGGTCAGGTTCACCGCGTTCGAGAACCCGACGATCATGAAGTAGGCGATGACCACGAACAGGACGCCCAGCGGCAGCGCCACGGTCTTGAACAGCGGCACGTAGAGCTGCGTGTTGGCCGGCACGTCGGCGCTGAGGTACAGGGCCAGCGCCGCAGCCAGGCCGAACACGGTCTGCAGCAGGTACTTCCAGCGCGCCGGCAGGCCCTTGCTGTTCTTGAGGACAAGCTTCCGGTAGTCGTCCAGCCAGCCGATGAAGCCGAACGCCACGGTCACCGCCAGCACGATCCAAACGTAACGGTTGGTCAGGTTCGACCAGAGCAGGGTCGAGGCGACCAGGGCCAGCAGGATCAGGGCACCGCCCATGGTCGGCGTGCCGGCCTTGGCGAGGTGGGTCTGCGGGCCGTCGCTGCGGATCGGCTGGCCGCCGCCCTGGCGCGACTGCAGCGCGCGGATCACCCGCGGCCCCAGCCACAGCGACAGCGCAAGCGCGGTCAGGGCGCTCATGATCGCCCGGAAGGTCAGGTAGCCGAACACGTTGAGGGCGCCGAACTGGTCCTGCAGCAGGCGCGCGAGTTCAAGCAGCATCGGAATCTCCCCGCAGGGCCGCGACGACCCGCTCCATGCCCGCAGAGCGCGAGCCCTTGACCAGGCAGACCACGCCCGCGTGCAGTGCCGCCTGCAGCGAGGCGACCAGCGCCTCCAGCGTCTCGTGATGGCGGCCACCGGCGCCGAACGCGGCGCTCGCCTCGCGGCTGAGTTCGCCGACCGTGTCCAGCCGGGCCAGGCCGGCCTGGCGGGCGTGCCGGCCGATCTGCGCGTGCAGCGACGGCGCGTCGGCGCCAAGCTCGCCCATGTCGCCCAGCACCAGCCAGTGCTCGCCGGGCAGGCCGGCCAGGGTGTCGATGGCGGCAGCCACCGAGGCCGGGTTGGCGTTGTAGGTGTCGTCGACCAGGGCGTGACCGCCCGGCTGGCGGAGCAGGCGCAGGCGGCCGGCTACGCCGCTGGCCGCGGCCAGGCCATCGCGGATCGCCGCGAACGGCACCTCCAGCGCGCAGGCGATGGCGGCGGCGGCCAGGGCGTTCATCAGGTTGTGGCGGCCCGGCAGGGGCAGTTCGACCTCGCCCTCGCCGGCCGGACAGCGCAACCGGAACCGGCAGCGCTCGCCCAGCTCGATGGCGTCGGCCCCCACGTCGGCATCGTTCTGCAGGCCGAAGCGCAGCAGCCGGCGCGACGCCACCTGGCGCTCGAAGCGGCTGGCGTAGGCGTCGTCGGCGTTGATCACCGCCACGCCCTCGGCGGGCAGCGCCGCGTACAGCGCACCCTTGGTCTCGGCGACGCCGTCCAGCGAGCCCAGGCGCTCGAGATGGGCGGGGCCGACGTTGTTGACCAGGCCGATCGCCGGCTGGGCGATGGCGGCCAGGTAGGCGATGTCGCCGGGCTTGCCGGCGCCCATCTCGAACACCGCGTAGTCGTGGCCGGCATCGAGTTCGAGCACCGCCAGCGGCAGGCCGACCTCGTTGTTGCGGTTGCCGGGATTGGCGTGGCAGCGCCCGACCCGGGACAGGATCGCGGCGACCAGGGTCTTGACCGTGGTCTTGCCGTTGCTGCCGGTGATGCCGACCACCCGCGCCGGCATCCGCTCGCGATGCCGGCGCGCCAGCTCGCCCAGGGCGAGCAGCGGATCGGCGACCACCAGCTGCGGCAAAGGCATACCGGCATCGGCGGTGGCCACCAGGGCGCCGGCCGCACCTGCGGCTGCAGCCTGCGGCAGCAAGGCGTGGCCGTCGACGCGCTCGCCGCGCAAGGCGACGTAGAGCATGCCCGGCCGGAGCGTGCGGGTGTCGTGGCCGACGCCGTTCACCACGGCATCGGCGCCGGCAAGGCGACCGCCCAGCCAGAGCGCCAGCTCGGACAGGCGCGCGCTCAGCATGGCCAGGCCTCCAGGGCCGACCGCGCGTGGGCGGCGTCGTCGAACGGGCGGCGCTCGCCGTTGACCTCCTGCCAGGCCTCGTGACCCTTGCCGGCGACCAGGACGATGTCGCCCGGACGGGCGTCGGCGACTGCGGTGGCGATCGCCCGGGCGCGGTCGCGCTCGACGCGCACGTCGCCGGGGCGGCCGAAGCCGGCGAGGATCTGGGCGACGATGGCGTCGCCGGACTCCCGGCGGGGATTGTCGTCGGTGACCACCACCCGGTCGGCGAGCGACTGGGCGATCGCGGCCATCTGCGGGCGCTTGCCGGCGTCGCGTTCGCCGCCGCAGCCGAACACGCAATGCAGGCGGCCCTCGACGTGCCCGCGCAGCGAGCGCAGGGCCTGTTCGAGGGCATCGGGGCTGTGCGCGTAATCGACCACCACCAGCGGCCGCTCGCCGCCGCCGTAGTGGTTCATCCGGCCCGGCACGCTGACCAGGCCGGACACTGCCTGGGCGACCTGGTCGACCGGCCACCCGAACGCATGCAAGGTGCCGGCGACGCCCAGCAGGTTGGCGACGTTGAACCGGCCGAGCAGGGCGGCGTGGACATCGGCCTCGCCATCGGGCAGGTGCAGGCGGAAGGACAGGCCGGACATGTCGGCCTGCACGGCCGAGGCCCGGCATTCGGGTGGCGTGCCGCCGGCGCGATCGCCGCGGCCGCAACGCAGCAGGCGGACGCCGGCCGGCAGACGTCCGGCGAGCTCGCGCCCGAACGCGTCGTCGACGTTGATCACCGCCGCCGACAACCCCGGCCAGTCGAACAGTCGCGCCTTGGCGGCGCCATAGGCCGCCATGCTGCCGTGGTAGTCCAGGTGGTCGCGGCTGAGGTTGGTGAACACCGCGACCGCGAAGCGCACCCGGTCGACCCGGCCCTGGTCGAGCGCGTGGCTGGACACCTCCATCGCGACGTGGCTGATGCCCTCGTCCAGGAATCTGCGCAGCAGGGCGTGCACGGCCAGCACGTCCGGGGTGGTGCGTTCGCCCGCGTCCAGCTGCCCGGGGCGCCCGGCCCCCAGGGTACCGATCGTCGCCACGTCGATGCCGGCGCCGGCCAGCGCCTGGGCGATCATGTGCACGCTCGAGGTCTTGCCGTTGGTGCCGGTGACGCCGACCACGCCGAGCTCGCCGGACGGTGCGCCATAGGCACGCTCGGCGATCAGGCCGAGGTGGTCGCGCAGCATCGGCACCGGCAGCGCCGGCAGGCCGGCCAGTGAGGACTCCAGGTCGGCCGGCACCGGCGGCTCGTAGAGCACGCAACTTGCGCCGCGCGCACGTGCCTGTTCCAGGTGGGCCAGGCCGTGCCCCCGGGCGCCAGCGACGGCGAAGAAGGCATCGCCGGGACCGACCTGGCGGCTGTCCAGGCGCAGGTCCGCCGGCACCAGGCCGGCCAGCGCCGGCGGCGGCTCGATCAGGCCGGCCAGCAGTTGCGCGAGCGGCGGCATCCGGTGGCTCATGGCGGGTTCGGCGCGGCGAGTTCGGCGAGCTCGCCGGGAATGTCCTGGATCGCCTCGGCGGCGTCGCCGTGCTCCAGGGGCGCGACGTCGATCGCCGCCAGCACGCGGTCCGGCGGCACGTCCAGCAGGCGCAGTGCGCCAGTCATGACGCGCCCGAACACCGGCGCCGCCACCAGGCCGCCGTAGTAGTCGCGGCCGCGCGGATCGTTGACCACGACGACGCCGACCAGGCGCGGGTTGCTGGCCGGAACCATGCCGGCGAACACGCTGACGTAGCGGCTCTCGTAGCCGCCGGCGGTCGCCCGCCGCGAGGTGCCGGTCTTGCCCGCCACGGTGTAGTTGGGCACCGCCGCCCGCGTGCCCGAGCCTTCCGGCTCGGTCACCGTCTGCAGCATCGCGACGATCCGTTCGGACATCGCCGCGTCGAATACCCGGCGCGCCTCGCGCCGGGTGCCCCTGACGAAGGTCGGCGGCTGCAGGACGCCGCGGTTGGCCAGCGCGGCATAGCCCTGCGCCACCTGCAGGGCGGAGGTCGAGATCGCGTAGCCGTAGGACATGGTGACCTTGTGCAAGGTGCCCCAGCGCTGCGGCGGCGGCAGCACGCCGCTGGCCTCGCCGGGGAAGCCCGAGCCGGTCACCTGGCCGATGCCGATGCGGTCGAACACGCTCCACAGTTGCTGGTTCTCCAGCTCGAGCGCGATCTTGGCGGCGGCCACGTTGCTCGACTTGGTCAGCATCCGGGTCAGGTCGGTCGGCCCGAAGTTGCGGATGTCGCGCACCGTGTGGTTGGCGACCCGCAGGCTGCCGCCATGGGTGTCGATCACCGATTCCGGGGTGAACCGGCCGCTCTCCAGCGCCGCGGCCACGGTGAAGGCCTTGATCACCGAGCCGGGCTCGAACAGGTCGGTGACCGCACGGTTGCGGCGCTGCGCCGGTTCTGCCGCGCCCCGGGCGTTGTTGTTGTAGGAAGGCTGGTTGACCATCGCCAGGATCTCGCCGGTCGGCGCGTCCAGGATCACCATCGAGCCGGAGCTGGCGTTCTTCTCCAGGAGGGTCGCGGTCAGCTCGCGATAGGCCAGGTACTGGATGCGGCGGTCGATGCTCAGCACCAGGTCGCGGCCCGGTTCCGGGGGCCGCACCAGCTCGACGTTCTCGACCACCCGGCCGCGCCGGTCGCGGATCACCCGCTGGCTGCCCGGCTTGCCGGCCAGCCAGTGGTCGAAGGCCAGCTCCAGCCCCTCCTGGCCCTGGTCGTCGATGTTGGTGTAGCCCAGCACGTGCGCCATCACCTCGCCGGCCGGGTAGTAGCGCCGGAACTCGCGCAGGCTGTTGACGCCGGGAATGTCCAGGGCCAGCACGCGCGATGCCTGCTCGGGATTGAGATGGCGGCGCAGGTAGTCGAATTCGCGGCGGTTGGCGGCGCGCTCGGCCAGGCGCTCGCGCAGCGCGACCGGATCCAGTCCGAGCGCCTGCGCCAGTTCCGGTATCCGCTCGGCGTTCTCCATCAGCACCGGCGGATTGGCCCACAGCGATTCCACCGGGGTCGACACCGCCAGCGGCTCGCCGTTCCGGTCGAGTACCTGTCCGCGCGAGGTCGGGATCGCGATCTCGCGAAGGAAGCGGGCGTCGCCCTGGCGCTGGTAGAAATCCTTGCGCACCACCTGCAGGTCGACCGCGCGAACGACCAGGGCGAAGGTGGCCAGCGTGAAGAGCCCGGCCACGACACCCAGGCGCAGGCGCAGGCTGTTGCGCGGCCGCCGCCTCATCGGCGCACCACGACGATCTGCGCCGGCTCGGGCCGCACCAGGCCGAGCTCCTCGCGGGCGACCCGCTCGACCCGGCTCATCTCCGCCCAGGTCGCCTGCTCCAGCTGCAGTCTTCCGTACTCGATATCCAGGGCGTCGCGCTCGGCGTTCAGGGCGCGCAGTTCGATGTAGCGCTGCCGGCCCTCGT
This genomic interval from Lysobacterales bacterium contains the following:
- the ftsZ gene encoding cell division protein FtsZ, with protein sequence MFELIDSDGANAAIKVVGIGGGGGNAIAHMVEAHVEGVEFVAMNTDAQALKRTGAQVQLQLGPNVTKGLGAGANPEVGRQAALEDRERITEVLKGADMVFITGGMGGGTGTGAAPVVAQLAKEMGILTVAVVTRPFPFEGRRRMQVAHKGLEELTQFVDSLITVPNEKLLSVLGREVSLVNAFRAANDVLMGAVQGIADLITRPGVINVDFADVRTVMSEMGMAMMGTGTARGDDRAQAAAEAAINNPLLDDVNLSGACGILVNITAGPSLTLREFDEVGRIVSEFASEDATVVVGTATDMEMQDEVRVTVVATGLNRVAARQPLKDGARIRPTLIRGGAESAPAIQPGYLLRTGTGPAVMVGAEGGTDAAAGVPSPGGIDYLDIPAFLRKQAD
- the ftsA gene encoding cell division protein FtsA; the encoded protein is MNMKGKSDKALLVGLDIGTSKVVAIVAEHQPGEAIEVIGVGSHPSKGLKRGVVVDIESTVQSIQRAIEEAELMAGCEIRSVFASISGSHVQSRNSPGVVAIRDKEVTPGDVERVMDAARAVAVPADQSVLHVLPQEFAIDEQEGIRDPVGMSGVRLETRAHLITCALSARQNLSKCVNRCGLAIDELILAPLASADAVLTPDEKELGVCLVDIGAGTTDLAIYTQGAIRHTASLPIAGDLVTNDIAQAFRTPTQYAEEIKVRYACALTQLAGAEETIQVPSVGDRPPRRLARQMLAQVVQSRYEEIFSMVQGEIRRSGYESLVAAGVVLTGGAACMEGVVELAEELFQMPVRVGQPAGVEGLGEVVNNPVHATGVGLLRFGARHFGRGRGRIALGSADSPWNRLVGWFRKQF
- a CDS encoding cell division protein FtsQ/DivIB, translated to MNASAWIRLLAWCVALGLLALPVVGLLNGSFASDRWPLRNLDLVAEHRHVEPEAVRDAVARHAGRGFFALSLVELRRDLAALPWVEAVEVRKRWPDTVVVRLLEYQPYAVWNDDALVSRGGQMFEVPGIEDIAGLPRLHGPQERVAEVANFNARAQAILSGTGLALSHTRLSERGSWSIELAGGTVLLLGRDQAEQRLARFAATAPGLLRAQPERPLVRADLRYPNGYALAWGEPRPAAGDGAAIPPAGAAAPAREQGDNA
- a CDS encoding D-alanine--D-alanine ligase; translation: MSRITDPRAFGRVAVLLGGTSSEREVSLDSGANVLASLQRSGIEAFAVDGIPALVEAIAAGRVDRVFNILHGTRGGGEDGVLQGLLEALGVPCTGASVLGSALSMDKVRSKQVWQAIGLPTPAYRAVRPGDDVLAAVRALGLPVIVKPAHEGSSVGVTRVHAEADLDRAVALAARYDGELLVERLIEGDELTVAILDDVALPSIRIVPAGAFYDYHAKYVAEDTTYVCPGLEGAAEADLRALALAAFRALAVTGWGRVDVMRDRGGGNWLLEVNTAPGMTSHSLVPKAAGVAGMDFDALCWRVLETSLPGERR
- a CDS encoding UDP-N-acetylmuramate--L-alanine ligase, with product MTVQRFADRGGTIRAFSHVHFVGIGGVGMSGIAEVLHTLGYTVSGSDLHGGGACARLAGLGITVHTGHRAEHAQGADVVVVSSAIAADNPELAWARAQRVPVVPRAEMLGELMRFRRGIAVAGTHGKTTTTSLVASVLAEGGLDPTFVIGGQLLSAGANARLGSGSFLVAEADESDGSFLLLTPMIAVVTNIDADHLEHYGGDFDHLRQAFSDFLHRLPFYGLAVLCVDDPEVARLAEQAPRTVMSYGLSESADVRATGLVQRGMQMHFDLQLPQAPPLPVQLNLPGRHNVLNALAAAAVGWQLGVDADHIATALSRFAGIGRRFNLHGEVAVGGRRVLLVDDYGHHPSELAAVFHAARGGWPERRLVVVFQPHRYSRTRDLLDDFARVLADVDALVLTEVYAAGEAPIPGADARALARAIRARGKVDPVLVDSPRELAAALPPLLQDGDLVLLMGAGDIGQASARLLAAKDAP
- the murG gene encoding undecaprenyldiphospho-muramoylpentapeptide beta-N-acetylglucosaminyltransferase, with the protein product MSRPVLIMAGGTGGHIFPGLAVAQALVRRGVPVAWLGAEGGMETRLVPAAGIELHTVPIGGLRGKSRATLLLAPLRLLRALARTLRLFGRLRPRAAISFGGYAAGPGGLAAHLRRVPLLVHEQNAVPGWTNRKLAQWSARVLTGFPEAIGGGQWVGNPVRPEIAALPAPQARLAGRGGPLRVLVLGGSLGAGALNAAVPSALARLAPAARPLVRHQCGRGHEDGTRSAYAAAGVEATVEPFIADMAAAYGWADLVLCRAGALTLAELCAAGVGALLVPYPHAVDDHQTRNAAALVEAGAAELLPQARLDPPALAARVAALAGDRVRLLAMAVAARGLARPDAAEAVADACLEVAR